One region of Mycolicibacterium rhodesiae NBB3 genomic DNA includes:
- a CDS encoding carboxymuconolactone decarboxylase family protein, producing the protein MSRIGPFADDDAAAWVVKSPDIGVAMAGFTNAVYNKNRLPMRVRELARMVIALDNECVVCQNTRDSEGIAAGVDEDLYDHAAEWRTWPGYSAQERVAAEFAERFASDHTGLRDDEDFWARAGEQFDDELLTDLALSCAMWLGMGRMLRTLDIGQSCKITL; encoded by the coding sequence ATGAGCCGAATTGGACCCTTCGCCGACGACGACGCAGCAGCCTGGGTGGTCAAGTCGCCCGATATCGGCGTCGCGATGGCCGGATTCACCAATGCGGTCTACAACAAGAATCGCCTGCCGATGCGGGTCCGGGAATTGGCACGGATGGTGATCGCACTGGACAACGAATGCGTGGTGTGCCAGAACACCCGCGATTCGGAGGGCATCGCGGCGGGAGTGGACGAAGACCTTTATGACCATGCCGCCGAATGGCGGACGTGGCCCGGCTACAGCGCACAGGAGCGGGTAGCCGCCGAGTTCGCCGAGCGTTTCGCCAGTGATCACACCGGCCTGCGTGACGACGAGGACTTCTGGGCGCGCGCCGGCGAACAGTTCGACGACGAGCTGCTGACCGACCTCGCACTGTCGTGCGCGATGTGGTTGGGCATGGGCCGGATGCTGCGGACGTTGGACATCGGCCAAAGCTGCAAGATCACCCTGTAG
- a CDS encoding SDR family oxidoreductase, translating to MTWTPDTDALRGRVAVVAGATRGAGRGIAAALGEAGATVICTGRSSVSGNEGSDYDRPETIEETAELVERLGGTGIAMQVDHLDTAAVSRLADRIRDDQGSIDILVNDIWGAEVLKGGPAMWNRPIWEHDIDDGLRILRLGIDTHLITSHRLLPLLISKPGGLLVEVTDGTKDFNDSNYRLSVFYDLAKTAVNRLAYSQGHELERFGATAVAVTPGWLRSEMMLDNWGVTEENWHSALDPRRTDGPVAPPGFAESETPRYVGRGVAAIAADPHRARFNQRSVTSAELARDYGFTDLDGRQPDGWE from the coding sequence GTGACCTGGACTCCGGATACGGATGCGCTGCGCGGCCGCGTGGCCGTGGTGGCCGGAGCGACGCGCGGCGCCGGCCGTGGAATCGCGGCCGCACTCGGAGAGGCCGGCGCGACGGTGATCTGCACGGGCCGTAGCAGCGTATCGGGCAACGAGGGGTCCGATTACGACCGTCCAGAAACCATCGAAGAGACCGCCGAGCTCGTCGAGCGGCTCGGCGGCACCGGCATCGCGATGCAGGTCGACCACCTCGATACCGCCGCTGTCAGCCGCCTTGCCGACCGCATCCGCGATGACCAGGGATCGATCGACATCCTGGTCAACGACATCTGGGGTGCGGAGGTCCTCAAGGGCGGCCCAGCCATGTGGAATCGCCCGATCTGGGAGCACGACATCGACGACGGTCTGCGGATTCTGCGGCTCGGCATCGACACGCACCTCATCACGTCGCACCGCCTGTTGCCGCTGCTGATCAGCAAGCCAGGCGGCCTACTCGTCGAGGTGACCGACGGGACAAAGGATTTCAACGACTCCAACTACCGGTTGTCGGTGTTCTACGACCTGGCCAAGACCGCGGTCAACCGGCTCGCCTACAGCCAGGGTCACGAACTGGAGCGCTTCGGCGCCACCGCGGTGGCCGTGACACCGGGTTGGCTGCGGTCGGAGATGATGCTCGACAATTGGGGCGTCACCGAGGAGAACTGGCACTCCGCGCTGGATCCACGCCGGACCGATGGTCCGGTCGCTCCCCCTGGCTTCGCCGAATCCGAGACGCCGCGCTATGTCGGGCGTGGGGTGGCCGCGATCGCCGCAGACCCGCACCGGGCACGGTTCAACCAGCGGTCGGTGACGTCTGCCGAGCTTGCGCGCGACTATGGCTTCACCGACCTGGACGGCCGTCAGCCAGACGGCTGGGAATAG
- a CDS encoding glutamine synthetase family protein — MTSRAAKPLAAAAIAQLEADGVTTLIGTVVNPAGLTHAKTVPLRRMSTFADPGLGASPVFHVFAIDQTGIVFGDAIGVVGDQRIRIDLGGLRILGDGFCWAPGGFFNQDGSPDPYCSRGTLRKVSERLSEAGIDAVVGHEMEFVLVGPEGGELPSHMWAQYGLAGVLEFEGFVSDVTEAATNSGVAIEQFHPEYGRNQFEISLSPQSPVDAADSLVLIRIIVGRIARRYGLRVSLSPVPFAGSVGSGSHQHFSMKRKGVPLFSDGSGPAGMTPDGESAIAGLLAGLPEAQGILCGSVLSGLRMQPGHWSGAYVCWGTENREAAVRFLAGGHGNPHGANVEVKVIDPSANPYLATAAILGLALEGIQRKLPLPPEVTVDPASLSEAQRQESGIAPLAQEQVAAIGTLDQSAVLRGILGDEVVDAVVAVRSYEQQNYGDLAPEELAEKFRLAWSV; from the coding sequence ATGACGTCGCGGGCCGCCAAACCTCTTGCCGCTGCCGCCATCGCGCAGCTCGAAGCCGACGGCGTCACCACCTTGATCGGCACCGTCGTCAATCCCGCGGGCCTCACCCACGCCAAGACCGTTCCACTGCGCAGGATGAGCACCTTCGCCGACCCCGGATTAGGCGCGAGCCCCGTGTTTCATGTCTTCGCCATCGACCAGACGGGCATCGTGTTCGGCGACGCCATCGGTGTGGTCGGAGATCAGCGCATACGCATCGATCTGGGCGGATTACGCATACTCGGTGACGGATTCTGCTGGGCGCCCGGCGGTTTCTTCAACCAGGACGGTTCGCCTGACCCGTATTGCAGTCGTGGCACTCTGCGGAAAGTCTCCGAGCGTCTCTCGGAGGCGGGCATCGATGCGGTGGTCGGGCATGAAATGGAATTCGTACTCGTCGGGCCCGAAGGGGGCGAGCTTCCGTCGCACATGTGGGCACAGTACGGACTTGCCGGAGTCCTCGAATTCGAAGGATTCGTCTCAGACGTCACCGAGGCGGCGACGAATTCGGGTGTGGCGATTGAACAGTTCCATCCCGAGTACGGCAGGAACCAATTCGAGATCTCGCTGTCCCCGCAGTCCCCGGTGGACGCAGCCGACTCACTGGTGCTGATTCGCATCATCGTCGGCCGGATCGCGCGGCGCTACGGGCTTCGCGTCAGTCTGTCGCCGGTCCCGTTCGCGGGTAGCGTCGGATCGGGCTCGCACCAACATTTCTCGATGAAGAGAAAAGGTGTGCCGTTGTTCTCCGATGGCTCGGGCCCCGCGGGGATGACGCCGGACGGTGAGTCGGCCATAGCCGGATTGCTGGCCGGGTTGCCCGAGGCTCAGGGGATCCTGTGCGGCTCGGTGCTTTCCGGACTGCGGATGCAGCCCGGCCACTGGTCGGGTGCGTACGTGTGCTGGGGCACCGAAAACCGCGAAGCGGCGGTGCGATTCCTCGCCGGCGGACACGGTAATCCGCATGGGGCGAACGTCGAGGTCAAGGTCATCGACCCGTCGGCGAATCCGTATCTCGCGACGGCCGCGATACTGGGCCTTGCGCTCGAAGGCATTCAGCGGAAGCTGCCGCTGCCACCGGAGGTCACCGTCGATCCCGCCTCGCTCAGCGAAGCTCAGCGGCAAGAGTCCGGAATCGCGCCGCTTGCGCAGGAGCAGGTCGCCGCAATCGGCACACTCGACCAATCCGCCGTGCTGCGAGGGATTCTCGGCGACGAGGTCGTCGACGCCGTTGTCGCGGTTCGGAGCTATGAGCAACAGAACTACGGCGACCTGGCGCCGGAGGAACTGGCCGAGAAATTCCGTCTGGCCTGGAGTGTCTGA
- a CDS encoding nuclear transport factor 2 family protein: MSVEDTVLGMWKALSERDWETVKTFLSDDCIYLDVPVGPAAAARGPEDIVKRLKIGIEPLASYENFNGLMVDNGTDVMYEHHEEWHWATGESAVLNFVSVHKVRDGKITLWKDYWDMGALANHAPPTWMEDFANADMSWVFDATGLV, from the coding sequence GTGTCAGTTGAGGATACGGTGCTGGGCATGTGGAAAGCACTGTCGGAGCGTGACTGGGAAACAGTGAAGACGTTTCTTTCCGACGACTGCATCTATCTGGATGTGCCGGTTGGCCCGGCCGCCGCGGCACGCGGTCCCGAGGACATCGTGAAACGTCTGAAGATCGGCATCGAGCCACTGGCCTCATACGAGAACTTCAACGGACTGATGGTCGACAACGGCACCGACGTGATGTACGAGCATCACGAAGAATGGCATTGGGCGACAGGCGAATCCGCGGTACTGAACTTCGTCTCAGTGCACAAGGTGCGCGACGGCAAGATCACGCTGTGGAAGGACTACTGGGACATGGGCGCGCTGGCCAACCACGCACCGCCCACCTGGATGGAAGACTTCGCGAACGCCGACATGAGCTGGGTGTTCGACGCCACCGGGCTGGTCTGA
- a CDS encoding N-acyl-D-amino-acid deacylase family protein, whose translation MTYDTIIRNGRWFDGTGAPSAICNIGIRDGHVVAITADELDQAGCPRVIDATGKWVLPGMLDIHTHYDVEVLVAPAMAESLRHGVTTVMLGSCSLSTVHVDAEDADDIFGRVEAIPREHVIGAVDDHKTWSNCEEYIAALQARPLGPNVAAFIGHSDMRAATMGLDRATQKRQRPTRSEQAQMEKWLEEALQAGFVGMSSQQLLFDKLDGDVCRSRTLPSTYAKPRELRRLKSRLRRAGRVLQSGPDIQNPLNLGSQLFQSLGVFRNPLKTSLLSAADVKSNPYAIKVLGPLARLVNRLGGNFRWQHLPVPFEVYADGIDLVVFEEFGAGAAALHLRDEVERNELLRDESYRREFRKQYESKFGMRVWQRDFFDAEIVGCPDEAVVGKSFGQVGLDRGGLHPVDAFLDLVLEHGKALRWRTTISNHRPEVLKKLARDPGIQMGFSDAGAHLRNMAFYNMGLRLLRHVRDAQNTGRPFMSIEQAVHRLTGELADWYRLDAGHLRIGDRADIVVIDPERLDESLDAYAEAPVEQYGGLSRMVNRNDDTVTAVFVGGRAVFLDGEPTDVVGAARTGRFLRAAHKAPAQAIDESELASVS comes from the coding sequence GTGACATACGACACGATCATCAGGAACGGCCGCTGGTTCGACGGCACCGGCGCTCCGTCGGCCATTTGCAACATCGGCATCCGCGATGGTCACGTAGTCGCCATCACCGCCGATGAGCTCGATCAGGCGGGTTGCCCTCGAGTCATCGACGCGACGGGCAAATGGGTGCTGCCCGGCATGCTCGACATACACACCCACTACGACGTTGAAGTACTCGTCGCACCCGCGATGGCCGAGTCGCTGCGCCACGGCGTGACCACGGTGATGCTCGGATCGTGCTCGCTGTCCACCGTGCACGTCGACGCCGAGGACGCCGACGACATCTTCGGACGCGTCGAGGCGATCCCTCGCGAACACGTCATCGGCGCGGTCGACGACCACAAGACGTGGTCGAACTGCGAGGAGTACATCGCAGCGCTTCAGGCGCGTCCGCTCGGCCCGAACGTCGCCGCCTTCATCGGACACTCCGACATGCGGGCCGCGACCATGGGACTCGATCGGGCCACCCAAAAGCGGCAGCGGCCCACCAGAAGCGAACAGGCGCAGATGGAGAAGTGGCTCGAAGAGGCGTTGCAGGCCGGCTTCGTCGGAATGTCATCGCAGCAACTGCTTTTCGACAAGCTGGACGGCGACGTCTGTCGCTCGCGCACGTTGCCTTCGACATATGCCAAGCCACGGGAACTGCGTCGCCTCAAGTCCCGCCTGCGGCGGGCCGGCCGGGTCCTGCAGTCCGGGCCCGACATCCAGAATCCGCTGAATCTCGGTTCGCAGCTGTTTCAGTCGCTCGGCGTTTTCCGCAACCCGCTGAAAACCAGCCTGCTGTCGGCCGCCGACGTCAAGTCGAACCCGTACGCGATCAAGGTGCTCGGCCCGCTGGCCCGATTGGTCAATCGCCTCGGCGGCAACTTTCGCTGGCAACACCTGCCGGTGCCGTTCGAGGTCTACGCCGACGGCATCGACCTGGTGGTCTTCGAGGAATTCGGGGCGGGCGCGGCAGCGCTGCATCTGCGCGACGAGGTCGAGCGCAACGAGTTGCTGCGCGACGAGTCGTATCGTCGCGAGTTCCGTAAGCAATACGAGAGCAAGTTCGGGATGCGGGTGTGGCAGCGCGACTTCTTCGACGCCGAGATCGTCGGCTGCCCCGACGAGGCGGTGGTGGGCAAGTCGTTCGGCCAGGTTGGCCTCGACCGCGGTGGCCTGCACCCGGTCGACGCGTTCCTCGACCTGGTGCTCGAGCACGGTAAGGCTCTCCGCTGGCGTACGACGATCTCCAATCACCGGCCCGAGGTGCTCAAGAAGCTGGCGCGCGATCCCGGCATTCAGATGGGCTTCTCCGATGCGGGTGCCCACCTGCGCAATATGGCGTTCTACAACATGGGACTGCGACTGCTGCGCCATGTCCGGGATGCACAGAACACGGGTCGGCCGTTCATGTCCATCGAGCAGGCGGTGCACCGGCTCACCGGCGAACTCGCCGACTGGTATCGCCTCGACGCCGGACACCTGCGTATCGGTGACCGCGCCGACATCGTCGTCATCGACCCTGAACGCCTCGACGAGTCACTGGATGCCTACGCCGAAGCACCGGTCGAGCAGTACGGCGGACTGTCGCGGATGGTCAACCGCAACGACGACACGGTGACGGCGGTTTTCGTCGGTGGCCGTGCAGTCTTCCTCGATGGCGAGCCGACGGACGTCGTCGGCGCCGCACGCACCGGAAGATTTCTTCGGGCCGCGCACAAGGCGCCGGCTCAGGCGATCGACGAATCGGAGTTGGCAAGTGTCAGTTGA
- a CDS encoding STAS domain-containing protein, protein MSDFVTRTTESGVVVVQPTGRLNMSASPALRKQLGDIVEGGNNRIVVDLSSTDFIDSSGLGTLIASQKIAREAGGDLRIAAPTQQICTVLELSNLDQLLRPYESADSAFDG, encoded by the coding sequence ATGAGCGACTTTGTCACTCGCACAACCGAGTCGGGTGTCGTCGTAGTCCAGCCGACCGGGCGACTGAACATGAGCGCCTCCCCCGCGCTGCGCAAACAGTTGGGCGACATCGTCGAGGGCGGGAACAATCGAATCGTGGTCGACCTCAGTTCGACAGATTTCATCGATTCGTCGGGTCTCGGCACGCTGATCGCGAGCCAGAAGATCGCCCGCGAAGCGGGTGGCGATCTACGCATTGCGGCGCCCACCCAGCAGATTTGCACCGTGCTGGAGCTGAGCAACCTCGACCAGCTCCTACGTCCCTATGAATCGGCGGACAGTGCTTTCGATGGGTGA